The following are from one region of the Arthrobacter sp. TMP15 genome:
- the rsmG gene encoding 16S rRNA (guanine(527)-N(7))-methyltransferase RsmG, giving the protein MVELTAQEAVAAEHIFGDRLDVVKRYVEHLATSGIERGLVGPREVPRLWSRHVLNCAVVAELIEDGAKVADVGSGAGLPGLCLAIARPDLYLTLIEPLERRVIWLEEVVMDLGLSNVEIIRSRAEAAIGKVECTVVTARAVSALKTLAPLTIPLLGGEGELLAIKGRSAADEIATAGKTIRNLGGYETEILVAGQDVLEEPTTVVRVKVKRR; this is encoded by the coding sequence GTGGTGGAATTAACTGCACAAGAAGCCGTTGCTGCGGAGCATATTTTTGGCGACCGACTGGATGTGGTTAAGCGCTACGTTGAACACTTGGCGACGTCAGGGATTGAGCGTGGACTCGTTGGCCCACGGGAGGTTCCACGGTTGTGGAGTCGCCACGTATTAAACTGCGCCGTTGTTGCCGAGCTGATTGAAGATGGAGCCAAGGTTGCCGATGTTGGCAGCGGTGCTGGGTTGCCTGGACTTTGTTTGGCTATTGCTCGCCCCGATCTCTACCTCACCCTGATTGAGCCGTTGGAGCGGCGTGTGATCTGGCTAGAAGAGGTTGTTATGGATCTTGGCCTTTCAAATGTTGAGATCATCCGCTCTCGGGCCGAAGCCGCCATTGGTAAAGTGGAGTGCACCGTTGTGACGGCCCGCGCTGTATCGGCGCTGAAGACATTGGCTCCATTGACGATCCCGCTCTTGGGCGGCGAAGGTGAGCTTCTTGCAATAAAGGGCCGCAGTGCAGCCGACGAAATCGCAACGGCCGGCAAGACTATTAGAAATCTTGGTGGCTATGAAACTGAAATTTTAGTTGCAGGCCAGGATGTTCTAGAGGAGCCCACCACGGTAGTGCGGGTTAAGGTAAAGAGAC
- the yidC gene encoding membrane protein insertase YidC — protein sequence MGFFNTILAPFKWVVSWIMVQFHDVLTFLGMDAASGVTWTLAIIGLVLVIRAALIPVFVKQIKAQRGMQALQPDMKKLQAKYKGKTDQLSRQAMGQEQMALYKEHGTNPFSACLPMLIQMPFFFSLFQVLSGVAKANAANEGIGALTHQEVVQFDEATIFGARLSDALLPSLQGGNLTVAIALLSIIMILAMIASQFITQKQIMSKNMSEEAMQGPFMKQQKMMLYVLPLVFGIGGVNFPIGVLIYWTTTNLWTMGQQFFVIRRMPTPGSPAYKEYQKRREAKGLPLLGASKKKVEAEEVIEETPELKGQRNQPQRKNRKRK from the coding sequence ATGGGCTTCTTCAATACAATTCTGGCCCCCTTCAAATGGGTTGTCTCATGGATCATGGTCCAATTCCATGATGTGCTGACGTTTCTGGGCATGGATGCCGCATCAGGTGTGACCTGGACGTTGGCCATCATCGGTTTGGTGCTGGTTATCCGTGCCGCGCTGATCCCCGTTTTTGTTAAGCAGATCAAGGCCCAACGTGGCATGCAGGCATTGCAGCCAGATATGAAGAAGCTGCAGGCCAAGTACAAGGGTAAAACTGACCAGCTGTCCAGACAGGCCATGGGTCAGGAACAGATGGCCTTGTACAAGGAACACGGGACGAACCCGTTTTCTGCCTGCCTTCCCATGTTGATCCAAATGCCTTTCTTTTTCTCCTTGTTCCAGGTGCTTTCCGGCGTTGCCAAGGCCAACGCTGCCAACGAAGGTATTGGTGCCCTGACACATCAGGAGGTGGTGCAGTTTGACGAAGCCACCATCTTCGGAGCCCGTCTTTCGGATGCATTGCTGCCATCCTTGCAGGGTGGCAACCTTACTGTTGCCATCGCGTTACTCTCCATCATCATGATTTTGGCTATGATCGCCTCTCAGTTCATTACACAGAAACAGATCATGTCCAAGAACATGTCTGAAGAAGCCATGCAGGGCCCCTTCATGAAGCAGCAGAAAATGATGCTATATGTGCTTCCATTGGTCTTTGGTATTGGTGGAGTGAACTTCCCCATTGGTGTGCTGATCTACTGGACCACGACGAACCTTTGGACAATGGGCCAGCAGTTCTTTGTGATTCGTCGCATGCCCACTCCCGGTTCTCCTGCTTACAAGGAGTACCAGAAGCGTCGTGAAGCCAAGGGCTTGCCGCTGTTGGGCGCTTCAAAGAAGAAGGTTGAAGCGGAAGAAGTGATCGAAGAGACTCCTGAGCTCAAGGGCCAGCGGAATCAGCCACAACGTAAAAACAGGAAGAGAAAATAA
- the rnpA gene encoding ribonuclease P protein component — protein MLATKNRMRTAANFSHTVRSGVRNGRRNLVLYMVSTSPEEPSQVGFIVAKTVGNAVTRNLVKRRLREIVVETVKQQPFGVNLVVRALPVSANASFCDLVTDYRKAFSSAFSRLYEQAGNSSPLALAPAVDRVHVSKGEDVL, from the coding sequence AATGCGGACTGCCGCCAACTTCTCACATACTGTACGTTCCGGCGTCCGAAATGGACGCCGGAACTTAGTGTTATATATGGTGTCCACTTCTCCTGAAGAGCCCAGCCAAGTTGGGTTCATCGTGGCGAAGACTGTAGGGAACGCTGTGACCCGCAATCTCGTTAAAAGGAGACTGAGGGAGATTGTTGTTGAAACAGTCAAGCAGCAACCTTTTGGAGTCAACTTAGTAGTACGGGCTCTGCCGGTTTCTGCTAATGCTTCCTTCTGTGACCTGGTCACGGACTACCGTAAGGCGTTTTCCAGTGCTTTTTCTCGTTTGTACGAGCAAGCAGGGAACTCTTCGCCGTTAGCATTGGCACCTGCAGTTGATAGGGTTCACGTTTCCAAAGGAGAAGATGTTTTGTGA
- a CDS encoding R3H domain-containing nucleic acid-binding protein, with protein MPDDMQLAPEEEIAPADTGVSRVEEEGDIAADYLEELLDIADIDGDIDIEVRSGRTYISIVAEEGSDSLQSLVGPDGEVLDALQELTRLSVLSSTDSRSRLVLDISGYRDRRNAELTKIASEAAQQIKAGSEAVALVPMGAYERKIVHDTIAELGLESESEGEGAKRHIVVTAAH; from the coding sequence ATGCCTGATGACATGCAGCTTGCTCCTGAAGAAGAAATTGCCCCAGCTGACACCGGTGTTAGCAGGGTAGAAGAAGAAGGCGATATTGCCGCTGATTATCTTGAGGAACTGTTAGATATCGCTGATATTGACGGTGATATTGACATCGAGGTGCGTAGCGGACGAACTTATATTTCCATCGTTGCCGAAGAAGGATCAGATTCCTTGCAGAGCCTTGTTGGCCCAGACGGGGAAGTCTTGGATGCACTCCAGGAACTGACCCGGTTGAGTGTGCTCTCCTCGACTGACAGCCGGTCACGGTTGGTGTTGGATATTTCGGGCTACCGGGATCGCAGAAATGCCGAATTGACCAAGATTGCCAGTGAGGCTGCGCAACAGATCAAAGCCGGAAGCGAAGCCGTTGCCCTGGTTCCAATGGGCGCCTATGAGCGCAAGATTGTGCACGACACCATTGCTGAACTCGGTTTGGAATCCGAGTCTGAAGGCGAGGGCGCTAAGCGCCACATAGTGGTGACAGCTGCGCACTAA
- the yidD gene encoding membrane protein insertion efficiency factor YidD codes for MTRSQTQGSARRWLTAVVLFLWHLPRNTLIIVLKLYRRVVSPIYGQVCRFFPSCSAYALEAVTVHGAVKGSFFAARRVVRCHPWSAGGLDPVPSPAHVDWEDPLTVPLIVQLNHPDVFLAKQQETQSRDAA; via the coding sequence GTGACCAGATCACAAACGCAAGGGAGTGCACGAAGGTGGTTGACCGCCGTCGTGCTTTTCTTGTGGCATCTTCCTCGCAATACACTTATCATCGTTTTGAAACTTTACCGGCGCGTCGTCTCACCCATTTATGGGCAGGTGTGCCGGTTTTTTCCGTCGTGTTCGGCTTATGCTTTAGAGGCCGTCACAGTTCACGGTGCAGTGAAGGGCAGTTTTTTTGCTGCTCGCCGTGTAGTGCGTTGCCACCCCTGGAGCGCAGGCGGCCTGGATCCGGTACCTTCGCCGGCACACGTTGATTGGGAAGACCCATTGACGGTGCCGCTTATTGTCCAGCTGAATCACCCGGATGTATTTCTGGCCAAGCAACAGGAAACGCAAAGCCGCGACGCGGCTTGA